Below is a window of Panthera leo isolate Ple1 chromosome B4, P.leo_Ple1_pat1.1, whole genome shotgun sequence DNA.
TAACGTTTGTTCTTTATATTAccattaatatattatattatattgccCTATTAAACTTTGAGCTTAAAAGCCAGAACTGTGTCTTGTTACAATGTCAGCATACAACAGTGTTGGGCAAATGTAAAGCCAAGAAATTTCTTGGAAACTTTGCAAAAAGcaccctcttcttttcctttcttactttttgtttgtttctcttaaaGCCTCTTTGAGACAGGAATTATCAAACTTGGAGAAGAAGCTGAGATCCTAGGGGGAAGAATAAGCACTTCTTTTGTTCTCCATGGTGACCATGAAGGCCCTatcctttccctttctgcttgACAACTTTAGAcaggtttcatctttttttttttttttttaatttatttttgggacagagagagacagagcatgaacgggggaggggcagagagagagggagacacagaatcggaaacaggctccaggctccgagccatcagcccagagcctgacgcggggctcgaactcacagaccgcgagatcgtgacctggctgaagtcggacgcttaaccgactgcgccacccaggcgccccagacaggTTTCATCTTAAGTATAGGCCCCTGGCCCCTTTTCTCagagcatttattttagaaaacttgtaattgCCAATCTTTCTGTGCCCCTTTTGAAATGTATATGAATCTCCTTTAAAGCCTTTTTCTAGTTTCCAGACCCAGGGAAGGTCTTTCTCAATGACCTGGGAGCcatcccttttttattttattttattttattttattttattttattttattttattttattttattttattttattttactttactttactttattttattttattttttattttattttatttttatttttaatataatttgttgtcaagctagctaatatacagtgtatacagtgtgttcatggcttctggagtagattcccgtgcttcatcacttacacgctacacccagtgctcatcccaacaagtgccttcctcaatgccatCACCCATTCCCTGCCCCattaagcctcagtttgttctctgtagttgagtctcttattgtttgtggGAGCCATTCCTTTAAAATGCAACCCTCAGGAAGATGGCATTCCTATTTCCTAGTCTCTATGGGAGGGTAGGAGCCCAACATCAATGGGCATCTTGCTCCAAATTGCAAAACTACAACCTGTAAACTTACTTTTCCTTTGAGTAAAACCAGTCACCACACACAGGTAGCCCTACTGCAGCTCTTAAGAACTCTCCAGCCACTTGTTTTAGTAGAGTTGAGTTCAACCTCCTATTGCAatagtcttttattatttttttatgtttatttatttttaagagagagtgagagcagggggaaggggagagagagaaggagacagaggatctgaagcgggcctctgcgctgatagcagcgtgcctgatgcggggcctgaacccacaaactgagatcatgacccgagcggaagtcagacgctcaactagcagccacccagcttcccctccTATTGCAGTAGTCTTAAATAaagtctttctttcctgtttaacTTTGCCTGGTGTAATTTCTCTTCGATAATGGAAatttttttgttctgtgtttattGTTTCTTCTCAATTATAGTGgtgtttcatttcttcctccttgcTGACTAAGAAGTGCTTCTCACATGTCCTCTGATATCTAGAGATTCACCAATTTGGACTCAAAAGATTAGAATTTTGTGGAGTGAAGCTACTGCTTTAAGTCATTGCAGAAGGTAGTGTGATTTGTATAATATGGAAAGGGTAGTACATCTATTTGAGGGAATCCTAACTGAGGTGAATTCATATTATGGAAGTGGCACCAGAAAATAACAGACCTGTTCCCTTTCCTATTATTAAGAAAGGGGCATGAGAaagatgcaatttaaaaaaaaaaaaaagagtggttaaGAATATAATGCTCTCTCAAGGGACGCTAAATTTGGTTAAGGAGAAAAGCTAGAAGAAGTGAGAGGGGTTAGggttgcaaatggaaagacttCTGCAATGGTAGAGATAGTGTGGAGAGGTGTTACTTAAAGTACAGGGAATGAAATATGTCTATTTAAGGTGGGAAGTAAGGTGCAATGAAATGAAAGATGGTTGGGAAAAAGGAAGGCAGTAGGGAGAGGGGAGTTAATTTGGAGTATATACCAGGGAAGGAAACTAATAGTCTGAGAAGCTTGGAAGAGGTATTGACCACTTGGATCATAAGGGAAATATCAAACAGTCATGTTACTTAAGGAAACTAGAAGATTTAGAAGGGATTTGACAGATTGGTCTATCTCACCTGCATTTTCCTCAACAACCCACAAGCATAAACATAAGTTGAATGCAGTGTTATGGTAGCCACTTAAAGCCATCATAAAAGTTCTCCCTTATGGGCTAATGGAAGCTAAGAAGATGGGGTTCAGGCTTATCATccttcgtttttctttttcttcttttctctgacttttcttAATGTCAACACTGCTCCCTAATTCCCTTTTTCTTAACTTCTTCCCCTATTTTTTCTTATGTAGGAGTGGGGTGGATGAGGGTGGATTCAGGATATGAGAGTGGaatgtgagaaagaaaagaacactacAATGATAAGTTGAAAGAGAAAAGTTTGctcctaaatgtgtatgcaaaACTCAGGCTAGGAATAGTATGTAAAAGTACTGTACgaataaaattaaatggagtTAAGTGCACTTATGCCTTTAAAAGATGtgacaacatagaagaaaaacatgaaagtCTTAAATTATCCTCAGGAAGGCCTAAGAGAAAACAATGCTTGAAGTGAAATCAGACAGATGAGCATTAGACATCAATAGGATCTTCCAGGACTGATGCTAGTAGAAAGAAAGCTATGAATGCTCTTTCCTGGAGGCTCTCAGCATTGGAGAGTTGCCCAATTGTCAAGACTTGGGTGGGCGGGGGGAGACCTCTCTTCCAGGAGTCTTCCCACTAGATAGATTCTGCCTGGGCCAGGCTGGTCCTCCCAAGGGCCCTCACCATGGCCCCCTTCACTTCCTTGTTTCGAAAACTATAGATGATGGGGTTGCACATGGGGGTGATGATGGtgtagagaagggagaaaggcttGTCTTTGTCAGGGCCGTGTGTGCTGCGAGGATTCATGTAAGAGAACATGGCTGAGGTATAGAAAAAGATGACCACAGTCAGATGGGAGGCACAAGTAGAGAAGGTCTTCCCCCGACCTGAGGAGGAGGTTCTGCCAAGGATGGAGGCCAGGATGCGGGCGTAGGAGATAACAATGAGCACCATGGGGCTGAGCAGCACCACGATGGCATCGGCAAAGATCATTTTCAGGCTAAACTGGGGGTCTCCACAAGAGAGGGCAATCACTATGGGGGCCTCACAGAAGAAGTTTTCTATGTGGTTGTCTCTGCAGAAGGGATTCCGGAATGACATATACTCAAGAAAGATGCCATTGATCAGCCCAAAGAACCAGGCAGTACTCACCAGCCTCACACAGACATGCTGGCTCATGATCTGGGCGTAACTGAGTGGGTGGCAGATAGCAACGTAACGGTCATAGGCCATAAAAGCCAAGAGGATGCACTCGGCTACACCCACACAGAAGACCAGGTACATCTGGGTCAAGCAGGAGGCAAAGGAGACAGTGTGGTTCTTGACCACCAGGTGGATTAGCATCTgtgggatggtggtggtgatgaagcAGACATCCAGGAAGGACAGATGGccaaggaagaagtacatggggctGTTGAGTCTGGGGTCTGTCcaggtgatgaagatgatgaggCCATTCATGGCCATGGCAAGGCCGTAGAGGGCTAGGAAGAGGGCAAAGAGCAATGCCCGAGTGGAAGAGGAGCTCTGCTCAAAGCCCACGAGGATAAACTCTGTCACTGTGCTCCCATTCCTTAGGTCCACCATCTGCGGCCTGCTtgaggagggaggacaggaaaAGCACAGGTGAGATAGTTGTAGGGGAATGCAAGGTACTCACTTGGGCCCCGAAACCCAGCTATAAAGGAATAACGAGCAGCGGTAAACATTTTAGAACTTTAGTAAAATATGTAAGTGGCCATGTTATGGGGCAGTGAAGATATCAAGGTCACTATAGGCTACATACATGGAATTGTAATATCAAAAATTGAGGAAGTGATGGTTATACTTTACTCTGGTTTGGTCAGGCCTCAAGTGAAGTACTGCAT
It encodes the following:
- the LOC122224483 gene encoding olfactory receptor 10AD1-like — encoded protein: MRPQMVDLRNGSTVTEFILVGFEQSSSSTRALLFALFLALYGLAMAMNGLIIFITWTDPRLNSPMYFFLGHLSFLDVCFITTTIPQMLIHLVVKNHTVSFASCLTQMYLVFCVGVAECILLAFMAYDRYVAICHPLSYAQIMSQHVCVRLVSTAWFFGLINGIFLEYMSFRNPFCRDNHIENFFCEAPIVIALSCGDPQFSLKMIFADAIVVLLSPMVLIVISYARILASILGRTSSSGRGKTFSTCASHLTVVIFFYTSAMFSYMNPRSTHGPDKDKPFSLLYTIITPMCNPIIYSFRNKEVKGAMVRALGRTSLAQAESI